The following are from one region of the Actinoplanes sp. L3-i22 genome:
- a CDS encoding SDR family NAD(P)-dependent oxidoreductase yields MTKSNDRTGAALVTGVGSPEGIGLAIATELIAAGLRVAITATTARVHERAAELGNDTVGLVADLRDREQAQRLIDDVHATVGDLDVLVNNAGMAQTGHGDRSAELGDLDPAEFDRQLAVSLTTCFNVTRLVLPRMIARGYGRVVNISSVTGPLVSVPGQSAYAAAKAGMDGLTRTWALEAGPAGVTVNSVAPGWIATASSTPDELRAGAATPVGRPGRPDEVAAAVGFLASAKAAYITGQVLVVDGGNQLDERRA; encoded by the coding sequence GTGACGAAATCGAACGACCGGACCGGGGCGGCTTTGGTGACCGGGGTCGGCAGCCCGGAGGGCATCGGCTTGGCGATCGCGACGGAACTGATCGCGGCCGGCTTGCGGGTCGCGATCACGGCCACCACCGCGCGCGTGCACGAACGGGCCGCCGAGCTCGGCAACGACACCGTCGGGCTGGTCGCCGACCTGCGCGACCGGGAGCAGGCACAACGCCTGATCGACGACGTCCACGCCACGGTCGGCGACCTGGACGTGCTGGTCAACAACGCCGGGATGGCCCAGACCGGGCACGGCGACCGGTCCGCCGAGCTCGGCGACCTCGACCCCGCCGAATTCGACCGGCAGCTGGCCGTCAGCCTGACCACCTGCTTCAACGTCACCCGCCTGGTGCTGCCGCGGATGATCGCGCGCGGATACGGGCGGGTCGTCAACATCTCCTCGGTGACCGGGCCGCTGGTCAGCGTTCCGGGCCAATCGGCGTACGCCGCGGCCAAAGCCGGCATGGACGGGCTGACCCGCACGTGGGCGCTGGAGGCCGGGCCGGCCGGCGTGACCGTCAACAGCGTCGCGCCGGGCTGGATCGCCACCGCGTCCAGCACCCCGGACGAACTGCGGGCCGGGGCCGCGACCCCGGTGGGCCGGCCGGGCCGGCCCGACGAGGTGGCGGCCGCGGTCGGCTTCCTCGCCTCGGCCAAGGCCGCCTACATCACCGGCCAGGTGCTCGTCGTCGACGGCGGAAACCAGCTCGACGAGCGCCGCGCCTGA
- a CDS encoding helix-turn-helix transcriptional regulator, which produces METVTHGQVLARFGHALSDATRARLLLALRDAPGYPAELADLLGVTRQNLSNHLACLRGCGLVVAVPEGRRTRYELSDLRIRHALDDLLGLVLAVDPTACPDAADKDCC; this is translated from the coding sequence ATGGAGACGGTGACACACGGCCAGGTCCTCGCCCGCTTCGGGCATGCCCTGTCGGACGCGACCCGTGCCCGGCTGCTGCTGGCGCTGCGTGACGCGCCCGGCTACCCGGCCGAGCTGGCCGACCTGCTCGGGGTGACCCGGCAGAACCTGTCGAACCATCTGGCCTGCCTGCGCGGTTGCGGTCTGGTCGTCGCCGTCCCGGAGGGCCGCCGCACCCGTTACGAGCTGTCCGACCTCCGGATCCGGCACGCCCTCGACGACCTGCTCGGCCTGGTCCTCGCGGTCGACCCGACCGCCTGCCCCGACGCGGCCGACAAGGACTGCTGCTGA
- a CDS encoding cation transporter, with protein MNLPLAPLTPAGPGAQRRAVLTRRIRLLVAATITYNVIEAVVAISAGTLANSTALIGFGLDSVIEVSSAAAVAWQFAGADPEKREKTALRVIAISFFALAAYVTVESVRALLGGAEAGHSTVGIVLAAVSLAVMPGLSYAQRRAGRELGSRTAVADSKQTLLCTYLSGVLLVGLLVNSLFGWSWADPIAALVIAAVAVKEGREAWRGDACCAPTPPAGTRAGDAGTCADGCCAGQPSP; from the coding sequence ATGAACCTGCCGCTTGCTCCGCTCACGCCGGCCGGGCCGGGCGCTCAGCGCCGGGCGGTGCTCACCCGGCGGATCCGGCTGCTGGTCGCCGCGACCATCACCTACAACGTGATCGAGGCGGTCGTCGCGATCAGCGCCGGCACCCTCGCGAACTCCACCGCGCTGATCGGCTTCGGTCTCGACTCGGTCATCGAGGTGTCCTCCGCCGCTGCGGTCGCCTGGCAGTTCGCCGGCGCCGACCCCGAGAAGCGGGAGAAGACCGCGCTGCGGGTCATCGCGATCTCGTTCTTCGCGCTCGCCGCGTACGTCACCGTCGAATCGGTGCGAGCCCTGCTCGGCGGTGCCGAAGCCGGACACTCCACGGTCGGCATCGTCCTGGCTGCCGTCTCGCTCGCCGTGATGCCCGGCCTGTCCTACGCCCAGCGCCGCGCCGGCCGCGAACTCGGCTCCCGCACCGCGGTCGCCGACTCGAAACAAACCTTGCTGTGCACCTACCTCTCCGGGGTGCTGCTCGTCGGCCTCCTGGTCAACAGCCTGTTCGGCTGGAGCTGGGCCGACCCGATCGCCGCGCTGGTCATCGCCGCGGTGGCCGTCAAGGAAGGCCGCGAAGCCTGGCGCGGCGACGCCTGCTGCGCCCCCACCCCGCCCGCCGGCACCAGGGCGGGCGACGCCGGGACCTGTGCCGACGGCTGCTGCGCCGGGCAGCCTTCCCCGTGA
- a CDS encoding cation diffusion facilitator family transporter, with product MEHPHDHDEHRQDGHGHDNHDHSGHGPDEHGHSGHSHGVSADADRRWLTLALALIATFMAGEVVVGLIARSLALLSDAAHMLTDAGAIVLALVAMRLAARPPKGGFTFGLKRAEILSAQANGLSMLLLGGWLAFEAVKRLIDPPDVTGGLVLVTALAGIVVNLAAAWAMSRANRSSLNVEGAFQHVLNDLFAFIATAIAGAVMVLTGFTRADPIATLIVVVLMVKAGLGLIRDSGRIFLEAAPTGIDPPALGARLTGVNGVVEIHDLHVWQITSGQPALSAHILVAEGLDCHAVRANIEDLLRRDYQITHSTLQVDHADTDPTRSTGYEINLDDPNSHCDDAHGASYRAAAPDRAEQPG from the coding sequence ATGGAGCACCCACACGACCACGACGAACACCGGCAGGACGGGCACGGTCACGACAATCATGACCACAGCGGCCACGGACCCGACGAACACGGCCACTCCGGGCACAGCCACGGGGTCTCCGCCGACGCCGACCGCCGCTGGCTGACCCTGGCACTCGCGCTGATCGCCACCTTCATGGCCGGCGAAGTCGTCGTCGGTCTGATCGCCCGATCGCTCGCGCTGCTCTCCGACGCGGCGCACATGCTCACCGACGCCGGCGCGATCGTGCTCGCCCTGGTCGCCATGCGACTGGCCGCCCGCCCGCCGAAGGGCGGATTCACCTTCGGCCTCAAACGCGCCGAGATCCTGTCCGCCCAGGCCAACGGCCTGTCCATGCTCCTGCTCGGCGGCTGGCTGGCTTTCGAGGCTGTCAAACGGCTGATCGACCCGCCTGACGTGACCGGCGGACTGGTGCTGGTCACCGCCCTGGCCGGGATCGTCGTCAACCTGGCGGCGGCCTGGGCGATGAGTCGCGCCAACCGATCGAGCCTCAACGTCGAGGGCGCCTTCCAGCACGTCCTCAACGACCTGTTCGCGTTCATCGCCACCGCGATCGCCGGCGCCGTCATGGTGCTGACCGGATTCACCCGCGCCGACCCGATCGCCACCCTGATCGTCGTCGTCCTGATGGTCAAAGCCGGCCTCGGTCTGATCCGCGACTCCGGCCGGATCTTCCTGGAAGCGGCACCGACCGGCATCGACCCACCCGCGCTCGGCGCCCGCCTGACCGGTGTGAACGGCGTCGTGGAAATCCACGACCTGCACGTCTGGCAGATCACCTCCGGGCAACCGGCGCTCTCGGCCCACATCCTGGTCGCCGAAGGCCTCGACTGCCACGCCGTGCGCGCGAACATCGAGGACCTGCTGCGCCGCGACTACCAGATCACCCACAGCACGCTGCAGGTCGACCACGCCGACACCGACCCGACCCGGTCCACCGGTTACGAGATCAACCTCGACGATCCGAACAGCCACTGCGACGACGCGCACGGCGCCTCCTACCGGGCGGCCGCACCCGACCGCGCAGAGCAGCCGGGTTGA
- a CDS encoding GNAT family N-acetyltransferase, producing MTVESRNLSWRPMAVSDGAAMADLLNAIDAEDHVWGQYTVQDATEELDSPVDDLPASTLAVFDGATMLGFSAVHYKPAAEIVHRVHAAGAVRPTHRRQGLGTKLMQHGLTTAEALHALHHPTLELVVESIYGEHVHGAVALYRAAGMTATKWSRHMRHPLGAAIAGAPVPDGLRIEGYTAETDEQFRAVRNEAAQDVGGSPLTAEQWKIWAVNANFRPESSFLLRDVETGTAAGVLLVVSWEAETAATGIRDAYFRVIATRPAYQQRGVAEALISHTLRAAQDQGYGRASLRVDADGSSKEFGVYESAGFVTHDTQVHYSIAR from the coding sequence ATGACTGTTGAATCGCGGAACCTCAGTTGGCGCCCGATGGCCGTGTCCGACGGCGCGGCGATGGCCGACCTGCTGAACGCGATCGACGCGGAGGACCACGTCTGGGGGCAGTACACCGTGCAGGACGCGACCGAGGAGCTGGACTCACCGGTCGACGACCTCCCGGCGTCCACGCTGGCGGTCTTCGACGGCGCGACGATGCTCGGCTTCTCGGCGGTCCACTACAAGCCGGCAGCCGAGATCGTCCACCGGGTGCATGCGGCCGGCGCCGTCCGCCCCACCCATCGTCGCCAGGGCCTCGGGACGAAGCTAATGCAACACGGGCTGACGACCGCCGAGGCGCTGCACGCACTGCATCACCCCACGCTCGAACTGGTCGTCGAATCGATCTACGGCGAGCATGTGCACGGGGCCGTCGCCCTGTACCGTGCGGCCGGCATGACGGCGACGAAGTGGAGCCGGCACATGCGGCATCCGCTCGGCGCCGCCATTGCGGGCGCCCCTGTCCCCGACGGCCTGCGGATCGAGGGCTACACGGCCGAGACCGACGAGCAGTTCCGCGCGGTCCGCAACGAGGCCGCCCAGGACGTGGGCGGGTCGCCGCTCACCGCCGAGCAGTGGAAGATCTGGGCCGTGAACGCGAACTTCCGGCCCGAGTCGAGCTTTCTGCTCCGTGACGTCGAGACCGGGACGGCGGCCGGCGTCCTGCTGGTCGTCTCGTGGGAGGCGGAGACGGCGGCGACCGGCATCCGCGACGCCTACTTCCGGGTCATCGCCACGCGGCCCGCGTACCAGCAGCGCGGCGTGGCCGAAGCCCTGATCTCACACACGCTCCGGGCCGCGCAGGACCAGGGCTACGGACGGGCCAGCCTCCGGGTCGACGCCGATGGTTCGAGCAAAGAGTTCGGCGTCTACGAGAGCGCCGGGTTCGTCACCCACGACACCCAGGTCCACTACTCCATCGCACGCTGA
- a CDS encoding MBL fold metallo-hydrolase, translated as MQKIVLGKVEVIRVVEWHGGFSATNVLFPTVPGELWRRHESWLAPDFLNAATGEWQTTIQTWVLRSAGRTVLIDSGLGRGKHGVPEQFERGDLLDLLAAAGVRPQDVDLVVNTHLHSDHVGGNTRLAGGEWIPAFPNARYLISRADFDYWNPANGHVPRSPLHSVPEVAAVFEQSVLPVHRAGQAVLWDGDSHRIDGDLVLELASGHTPGSAVLRLESGTDRALFVGDLIHSPLQVIEPDHEICVSEDPAEAIRTRRRVLARAAATNSLVVPAHFGIHRA; from the coding sequence GTGCAGAAAATTGTTCTCGGTAAGGTCGAAGTCATCCGGGTCGTCGAGTGGCACGGTGGCTTCAGCGCGACCAACGTCCTGTTCCCGACCGTGCCCGGTGAGCTGTGGCGGCGGCACGAATCCTGGCTGGCGCCGGATTTCCTGAACGCCGCGACCGGCGAGTGGCAGACCACCATCCAGACCTGGGTGCTGCGTAGCGCCGGCCGCACGGTGCTCATCGACAGCGGGCTGGGCCGGGGCAAGCACGGTGTGCCCGAGCAGTTCGAGCGCGGCGACCTGCTCGACCTGCTGGCCGCGGCGGGGGTCCGGCCGCAGGACGTGGACCTCGTGGTCAACACGCACCTGCACAGCGACCACGTGGGCGGCAACACGCGGTTGGCCGGCGGCGAGTGGATTCCGGCATTTCCCAACGCCCGGTACCTGATCAGCCGTGCCGATTTCGACTACTGGAATCCGGCCAACGGCCATGTTCCTCGGTCGCCGTTGCACTCCGTGCCCGAGGTCGCGGCCGTGTTCGAGCAGAGTGTGCTGCCCGTGCACCGGGCCGGGCAGGCGGTGCTGTGGGACGGCGACAGCCACCGCATCGACGGGGACCTGGTGCTGGAACTGGCGTCCGGTCACACGCCCGGCTCGGCCGTGCTCCGGCTCGAGTCCGGCACGGATCGGGCGCTGTTCGTCGGCGACCTGATCCACAGCCCGCTGCAGGTGATCGAGCCCGATCACGAGATCTGCGTGAGTGAGGATCCGGCCGAGGCGATCCGGACCCGGCGCCGCGTCCTGGCCCGGGCGGCGGCGACCAACAGCCTGGTGGTGCCCGCCCACTTCGGCATTCACCGGGCTTGA